The nucleotide sequence TGGTGCTTGCCATTGGTCTAGTGGTTGATGATGCCATTGTGGTGGTTGAAAATATTGACCGTCATATCAAGCTTGGGGAGCCGCCATTTAGAGCCGCCATTATTGGTACTCGTGAGATTGCTGTCCCCATTATTTCCATGACTATTACCCTTGCGGCCGTGTACGCGCCGATTGCTTTAATGGGCGGGGTTACAGGTTCATTATTCAAGGAGTTCGCACTTACGCTCGCAGGGGCGGTATTTATCTCAGGAATAGTCGCCTTAACGCTATCACCTATGATGTGCTCCAAGTTATTGCTTGCTAATGCTACACCGAATGCGTTTGAACGTAAGATTGAGCATTTTCTTGAGACACTCGCAAGTCGCTATAGTCAGGCCTTAAAAGCCATCATGAATCATAAACCTGTGATCATTACCTTTGCCGTCATAGTGTTTATTTCGCTACCTATTATGTTCAAGTTTATTCCATCGCAGTTAGCGCCAACGGAAGATCAAGGTGTAGTCATGTTAATGGGCACAGCGCAATCTGATGCTAACCTTGACTATATCCAAAGCAACATGGAGCTAGTAACCAATATCATTAAAACCCATCCACAAGTGGCCGCCTCATTGGCATTTATTGGTATTCCATCGTCTAACCAAGCCATGGGCATAGCCCCATTAGTACCGTGGAGCGATCGCAGCTTGAGCCAGCAACAACTTCAAGCGGCTATAGGTAAAGAAGTCAAAGATATCCCTGGCATAGCAGTAACCACCTTTAACATGCCATCCTTACCGGGAGCTTCAAGTGGTTTACCTGTTCAGTTTGTTATTACTAGCTCAAGTTCATTTGAAAGCCTGTTTCAAATTGGCAGTAGCGTGTTAGACAAAGTGCAAAAAAATCCGCTGTTCGTCTATTCAGAAATCAATTTAAAATATGATTCTGGTACGATGAAAATCAAAATTAATCGTGATTTAGCCGGTGCTTACGGTATTACTATGCAAGATATAGGTACAACCCTAAGCACTATGATCACCGATGGTTACGTTAACCGCGTCAACATTGATGGCAGGGCTTATGAGGTTATCCCTCAAGTTGAACGTAAATATCGTGCCAATCCTGAGGCCTTAAAAGATTACTACTTAGTGGCCGCCGACGGCATGGCGGTGCCATTGTCGAGCTTAGTCCACGTGGATGTTATTTCTGAACCGAGATCGCTACCACACTTCAATCAGATGAACTCAATCACCATTGCTGCAGTGCCCGCACCAGGGGTTGCTATGGGTGACACCATCAACTTCCTACAAAATATTGGTGACAATGAATTACCTAAAGGCTACACCTTCAGCTTCCTCGGTGAAGCCCGTCAGTTTGTCGAAGAAGGTAATGCCATGTACACCACCTTCGGCTTAGCCTTACTGATTATTTTCTTAGTGCTTGCCAGCCAATTCGAGAGTCTACGCGACCCCATAGTGATTCTTATTTCTGTACCACTGGCCGTGAGTGGTGCATTAATCGCATTAGGTTGGACCCATATTTTTGGACTCACATCCTTAAATATCTATACCCAAGTGGGACTAATAACCTTAGTGGGTTTAATCAGTAAACACGGTATTTTGATGTGTGAAGTGGCTAAAGAAGAGCAAATGAATAATGGTCTCAATCGCCAAGATGCCATCATGCATGCCGCCGCAATCCGATTACGGCCAATATTAATGACAACCGCGGCCATGATAGCCGGCTTATTACCCTTACTATTTGCCTCGGGCGCTGGTGCTGCATCACGCTTTAACATAGGAATAGTCATAGTCGCAGGCCTTGGTATAGGTACTATTTTCACCTTGTTCGTCTTACCTGTGATCTATACCTTTATCGCCGAAAAACACCATCCACTGGCGGAGTTTGATGAAACTATAGAATCTAACTCATCAGAAGTAGCAGTAACAAAATAGACCAATGGGCTGTCAGAGTGAATCCATTCTGGCAGCCCAATTAGACGCTTTTGATTACCCTATATTTGTAGATAGAGCGTCTGCATATAGACACCCAAAAGCTCATGGCGACGACGTTAAAAATTCAGGCCCATCCTGTAATCTTCCAACATAGCTAACATACTAAGAAACGATATCTATTCATGGTTTGATTCATACACGTCATCAATGACAATCTAGCTAGTGCCAGCACTTTAGTCAGCCACTTTTGGGTTTTCATCTTCCCTAAGGTACACTAGCTAGATTCAATCTAGTACAGAGTGCATTATGCTAAATCCTAAGAAAATTGAAGAAATTGCCAAGCAGCTTAGCGACAACTTACCCTCAGGGCTAAAACAAGCCGCCGCAGATTTTGAAGATAAGACCAAACAAATACTACAACAGCAGCTATTGAAACTTGATATGGTTAGCAGAGAAGAATTTGAAATCCAGCAGCATGTATTAATCAAAACTCGAGAAAAACTTGAAACCTTACAAGGCAAGGTTAATGAGCTAGAAGAACTTATCAAACAGTCAGGTAAATAGTACCTATACCATTGGCAGCCAGCATTAGCGACTGCCATTATTCATGGTAATCAACACGTTAGCGCCATTTAAAACCACATAGGTAGTGTTCATAATTCTGTGTCATTTCAGTAAAATATTCAAAAACAGGAATGACACATGACCCAACCTTTTAACTTCGAACAAGCCCTTAAAGATCTGCAGTCAGGTAAAAGCCTCACAGGTAAAGACAGCATTCTTGGTCCACTGATCAAGCAACTCACTGAAGCGGCTCTCCAGGCTGAGCTTGAGCAGCATTTAGCGCATGATCCTCTGCCTAATCGTAAAAATGGCAAAACCCCTAAGACCATTAAGCATCCGTCCGGTAACTTTGAGTTAGACACCCCTAGAGACCGCAATGGCACTTGTGAACCTCAGTTGATTAAGAAAAATCAAACTACGCTAACCGATGAAATCGAACGTAAAGTGTTATCGATGTTCAGTATAGGTATGAGCTATCGCGATATTAATCAACATGTTGAAGATATGTATGGGATCAATGTGTCTAACGCAACCGTCAGTGCTATCACTGATAAACTCATCCCCGAACTTAAAGCGTGGCAACAGCGCCCATTAGATAGCCATTATCCTATCGTTTGGCTTGATGCGATACATTATAAAGTCAAAGAGGATGGGCGTTACGTCAGTAAAGCCGTTTACACATTGTTAGCGCTTAATATGAAAGGAAAAAAGGAAATTTTAGGGCTTCATTTATCCGAAAATGAAGGCGCTAATTACTGGCTATCCGTACTGACCGATCTTAATAATCGTGGTGTAAAAGATATTCTTATCGCCTGTGTTGACGGCTTGACCGGTTTCCCTGAGGCGATAGCCAGTATCTTCCCTAATACGGAAACACAGCTATGTGTTATCCACCAGATCCGCAACTCAATGAAGTATGTCGCCTCAAAACATCAGAAAGCGTTTATGGCTGATTTAAAGCCTGTGTATCGAGCCGTGAGTAAAGAAGCCGCAGAGATGGCATTGGACGAACTGGAGGCCAAATGGGGTGATGCTTATCCGCTGGTAATCAACTCTTGGCGTCGCAAATGGCATAATTTGTCCCATTATTTTAGGTACCCAGAACATATCAGGAAAGTGATTTACACGACCAATGCCGTTGAGGCGGTACATCGCCAATTTAGAAAGCTCACCAAAACCAAAGGTGCTTTTCCTAATGAAAATAGCTTGTTGAAGCTACTTTATGCAGGCATATTAAACGCCTCAGATAAATGGACCATGCCAATCCACAATTGGAGCCTTTGTTTATCTCAGTTAGCGATTTATTTTGAAGGGCGTTTAGATAGCGTGCTAGAAATTTAAAAATTAGCCTGACACAGAATTTTGAACGCCCTCAATCAAAGTGATTGAGCACATTAGGCCTAAATACGCTTGCCGCCACTGTCGGTGTTTTTCAAGATAGTTGTCACTCTTTGCTTAAATATTAAGCTGCATTTATTACGCCTTCTATTGGTGCTTTATCTGGGTTTAGGGTCACGGCTCCAACCGCCTCACAATTTCTCACGTCTTTAGACCAGCGCGTCGGTCTTCTTGCCTTTGCCGCTTCAAGCACTTCCTTACGCTTGGCTAAAATCGCGTTATCTAGCTGAGCATGACGTTGTCCTGGTGA is from Shewanella sp. SNU WT4 and encodes:
- a CDS encoding multidrug efflux RND transporter permease subunit — encoded protein: MRFTDIFIRRPVLAASISILMLVLGINALLGMQVREYPKMTNTVITVSTGYYGADANLIEGFITQPLEQALAQVENIDFMSSQSFLGTSSISVNMKLNTDPNAALANVLSQINSVASQLPKEAQDPTVTMSTGSQTSALYISFSSEEINSSQITDYLQRVVTPQFFTINGVSKVNLYGGTPYALRIWPDPARMGAFNISSTELMQVLQANNFQSAVGQTDSFFTLLNGTADTQVTTPEALENLIISSKKGAIVRLKDIASVSLAKSHDIYRALANGKEAVVVGLDVTPTANPLTVAADARAMLPEIQQNLPSSMSASILYDSSLAINDSIDEVAKTIIEAALIVIVVIMLFMGSLRAVVIPIVTIPLSLIGVAMVMQLFDFSINLMTLLAMVLAIGLVVDDAIVVVENIDRHIKLGEPPFRAAIIGTREIAVPIISMTITLAAVYAPIALMGGVTGSLFKEFALTLAGAVFISGIVALTLSPMMCSKLLLANATPNAFERKIEHFLETLASRYSQALKAIMNHKPVIITFAVIVFISLPIMFKFIPSQLAPTEDQGVVMLMGTAQSDANLDYIQSNMELVTNIIKTHPQVAASLAFIGIPSSNQAMGIAPLVPWSDRSLSQQQLQAAIGKEVKDIPGIAVTTFNMPSLPGASSGLPVQFVITSSSSFESLFQIGSSVLDKVQKNPLFVYSEINLKYDSGTMKIKINRDLAGAYGITMQDIGTTLSTMITDGYVNRVNIDGRAYEVIPQVERKYRANPEALKDYYLVAADGMAVPLSSLVHVDVISEPRSLPHFNQMNSITIAAVPAPGVAMGDTINFLQNIGDNELPKGYTFSFLGEARQFVEEGNAMYTTFGLALLIIFLVLASQFESLRDPIVILISVPLAVSGALIALGWTHIFGLTSLNIYTQVGLITLVGLISKHGILMCEVAKEEQMNNGLNRQDAIMHAAAIRLRPILMTTAAMIAGLLPLLFASGAGAASRFNIGIVIVAGLGIGTIFTLFVLPVIYTFIAEKHHPLAEFDETIESNSSEVAVTK
- a CDS encoding accessory factor UbiK family protein, translated to MLNPKKIEEIAKQLSDNLPSGLKQAAADFEDKTKQILQQQLLKLDMVSREEFEIQQHVLIKTREKLETLQGKVNELEELIKQSGK
- a CDS encoding IS256-like element ISSod4 family transposase: MTQPFNFEQALKDLQSGKSLTGKDSILGPLIKQLTEAALQAELEQHLAHDPLPNRKNGKTPKTIKHPSGNFELDTPRDRNGTCEPQLIKKNQTTLTDEIERKVLSMFSIGMSYRDINQHVEDMYGINVSNATVSAITDKLIPELKAWQQRPLDSHYPIVWLDAIHYKVKEDGRYVSKAVYTLLALNMKGKKEILGLHLSENEGANYWLSVLTDLNNRGVKDILIACVDGLTGFPEAIASIFPNTETQLCVIHQIRNSMKYVASKHQKAFMADLKPVYRAVSKEAAEMALDELEAKWGDAYPLVINSWRRKWHNLSHYFRYPEHIRKVIYTTNAVEAVHRQFRKLTKTKGAFPNENSLLKLLYAGILNASDKWTMPIHNWSLCLSQLAIYFEGRLDSVLEI